In Kocuria turfanensis, a single genomic region encodes these proteins:
- a CDS encoding IS256 family transposase yields MTAPHIVDPVGLLGEALSEASPDLMRSLLQTVINALLSADAEAVVGAEWGRPAPERVTQRNGYRHRDLDTRIGTIDVAVPKLRTGTYFPDWLLERRKRAESALITVVADCYLAGVSTRRMDKLVKTLGINSLSKSQVSRMAGDLDEHVESFRHRPLGEAGPFTFVAADALTMKVREGGRVVNAVVLLATGVNGDGHREVLGMRVATAETGAAWNEFFADLVARGLGGVRLVTSDAHAGLKDAIAANLPGATWQRCRTHYAANLMSICPKSMWPAVKAMLHSVYDQPDAAAVHAQFDRLIDYVAEKLPAVAEHLGQAREDILAFTSFPKDVWAQIWSNNPAERLNKEIRRRTDAVGIFPNRAAIVRLVGAVLAEQTDEWAEGRRYLGLEVLTRCRLTTVDVTGSEVNPDPLTALTA; encoded by the coding sequence ATGACCGCTCCTCATATTGTCGACCCTGTCGGCCTGCTCGGCGAAGCCCTGTCCGAAGCGTCCCCGGATCTGATGCGGTCCCTGCTGCAGACGGTGATCAACGCGCTGCTCTCCGCCGATGCCGAGGCGGTGGTCGGCGCCGAATGGGGCCGACCCGCTCCCGAGCGGGTGACCCAGCGCAACGGCTACCGGCACCGCGACCTCGACACCCGCATCGGCACTATCGACGTCGCCGTCCCGAAGCTGCGCACCGGCACCTACTTCCCCGACTGGTTGCTCGAGCGGCGCAAACGGGCCGAGTCCGCCCTCATCACGGTCGTGGCCGACTGCTACCTGGCCGGGGTCTCGACCCGCCGGATGGACAAGCTGGTGAAGACCCTGGGGATCAACAGCCTGTCGAAGTCCCAGGTCTCCCGGATGGCCGGTGATCTCGACGAGCACGTGGAGTCCTTCCGCCACCGGCCCCTGGGCGAGGCCGGTCCTTTCACGTTCGTGGCCGCCGACGCGCTGACCATGAAGGTCCGCGAAGGCGGGCGCGTAGTGAACGCGGTCGTGCTGCTGGCCACCGGGGTCAACGGCGACGGCCACCGCGAGGTCCTGGGCATGCGGGTGGCCACGGCCGAGACCGGGGCGGCCTGGAACGAGTTCTTCGCCGACCTCGTGGCCCGCGGCCTGGGCGGGGTCCGCCTGGTCACCTCCGACGCCCACGCCGGGCTCAAGGACGCGATCGCCGCGAATCTGCCCGGGGCCACCTGGCAGCGGTGCCGCACCCACTACGCGGCCAATCTCATGTCGATCTGCCCGAAGAGCATGTGGCCGGCCGTGAAGGCGATGCTGCACAGCGTCTACGACCAGCCCGACGCCGCCGCCGTGCACGCCCAATTCGACCGCCTCATCGACTACGTCGCCGAGAAGCTCCCGGCGGTGGCCGAGCATCTGGGGCAGGCCCGCGAGGACATCCTCGCCTTCACGAGCTTCCCCAAGGACGTCTGGGCCCAGATCTGGTCCAACAACCCCGCCGAACGGCTGAACAAGGAGATCCGGCGGCGGACCGACGCAGTCGGGATCTTCCCCAACCGAGCAGCCATCGTCCGCCTCGTCGGCGCCGTGCTGGCCGAACAGACCGACGAGTGGGCCGAAGGCCGCCGCTACCTCGGCCTGGAGGTACTCACCCGATGCCGGCTCACCACCGTCGACGTCACCGGAAGCGAGGTGAATCCCGACCCCCTGACCGCACTGACAGCCTGA
- a CDS encoding heavy-metal-associated domain-containing protein: protein MTSSPRHPLPMAATGCACCAPTSVPEEAGTAVEAQSPSSDGTATTYQVEGMTCGHCAGRVTEALTALEGVLDVQIDLVAGEASAVTVTSTTPVAEESVRAAVARAGYAVTSS, encoded by the coding sequence ATGACCAGCTCGCCCCGCCACCCCCTGCCGATGGCCGCCACCGGTTGCGCCTGCTGCGCTCCCACCTCTGTCCCCGAGGAAGCGGGGACTGCCGTCGAGGCGCAGTCGCCGTCCTCGGACGGCACCGCCACGACCTACCAGGTGGAGGGCATGACCTGCGGCCACTGCGCCGGCCGGGTCACCGAGGCCCTCACGGCGTTGGAGGGGGTCCTTGACGTGCAGATCGACCTCGTAGCCGGCGAGGCTTCGGCCGTTACCGTGACCAGCACCACCCCTGTCGCAGAGGAATCCGTGCGCGCCGCAGTGGCGCGTGCAGGATATGCGGTCACCTCTTCCTGA
- a CDS encoding DUF305 domain-containing protein, which yields MNRASSLTAVALASALALAGCGTGGGENTDAASETTSSTAAATGAGSASSTPSGATSGEPIAEEHNDDDVMFAQMMIPHHEQAVDMSEILLAKDDVPADVRAFAQKVVDAQGPEIERMNQMLRTWEAPMPGEDSTSMGHGAGGMMSEEDMGMLNDAQGTDAARLYLEQMTVHHEGAVEMARDQVEQGQNPQAVELARQVVEDQEAEITEMEQMLQELPDGS from the coding sequence ATGAACCGAGCCTCTTCCCTCACCGCCGTGGCCCTCGCCTCTGCCCTGGCCCTGGCCGGCTGCGGCACCGGAGGCGGAGAGAACACTGACGCGGCCTCCGAGACCACCAGCTCCACAGCTGCCGCCACCGGGGCCGGCAGCGCCTCGAGCACCCCGTCGGGCGCTACCTCAGGGGAACCGATCGCTGAAGAGCACAACGACGACGACGTGATGTTCGCGCAGATGATGATCCCGCACCACGAGCAGGCCGTGGACATGAGCGAGATCCTGCTGGCCAAGGACGACGTCCCCGCCGATGTCCGGGCCTTCGCCCAGAAGGTCGTCGATGCCCAGGGCCCGGAGATCGAGCGCATGAACCAGATGCTGCGGACCTGGGAAGCGCCGATGCCCGGCGAGGACTCCACGTCCATGGGCCACGGGGCCGGCGGGATGATGAGCGAGGAGGACATGGGCATGCTCAACGATGCGCAGGGGACGGACGCGGCCCGGCTGTACCTGGAGCAGATGACCGTCCACCACGAGGGCGCGGTCGAGATGGCCCGGGACCAGGTCGAGCAGGGGCAGAACCCCCAGGCCGTCGAGCTCGCCCGCCAGGTGGTCGAGGACCAGGAGGCGGAGATCACCGAGATGGAGCAGATGCTCCAGGAGCTGCCGGACGGTTCCTGA
- a CDS encoding SHOCT domain-containing protein, whose protein sequence is MMWGDGMGGGMGWMWIFWLLLILGTVVLIFVLVKAFTGNSGGGTRQGGSAPPPTGAGPRRSREILEERYARGEISTEEYRERLRTLDEGDR, encoded by the coding sequence ATGATGTGGGGCGACGGCATGGGAGGAGGCATGGGCTGGATGTGGATCTTCTGGCTCCTGCTGATCCTGGGCACGGTGGTGCTGATCTTCGTGCTCGTGAAGGCGTTCACCGGGAACTCGGGCGGCGGGACCCGGCAGGGCGGGAGCGCCCCGCCACCGACGGGTGCCGGCCCGCGCCGGTCCCGGGAGATCCTCGAGGAGCGCTACGCGCGCGGGGAGATCAGCACCGAGGAGTACCGCGAGCGGCTGCGGACCCTGGACGAGGGCGACCGGTGA
- a CDS encoding multicopper oxidase family protein: protein MSPLTRRQLLALGAAGAGAAAAGGAGLWWTGGGGQALGGGRELVQPEVLSSRDGALDLALEAAPARVRIGARTAHVQAFNGSLPGPTLRVRPGDTLRVAMTNGLDDPTNLHVHGLHVSPQDNGDNPFVSIAPGETFDYEYVLPGDHPPGTYWYHPHHHGHVADQLAAGLYGAIVVEDPDPVPVARERVLVVSDITLDASGNLAEVSPPQQMMGREGETVLVNGQVRPEATAAPGERELWRVVNACPSRYLRLTLDGQTLRLSGRDLGRLPEPVELTEVTLAPGNRVELLVDTREGTSTLVAAPVDRGSMDGMMGGAMPGDGPGNDEPIELLTLEVAGDRAGDAGPVPAGPSLRDLREEPVEARRTLDFAMGMGGMGGMMGSMRGPGQMMSFTIDGQQFDAERTDQRVRVGTVEEWTLVNSSPMDHPMHLHVWPMQVVSEAGRDVPGPRWQDVVNIPAFGEVTVRVAFEDFGGRTVYHCHILDHEDLGMMGTVAAR, encoded by the coding sequence GTGAGCCCGCTGACGCGCCGGCAGCTGCTGGCCCTGGGCGCGGCCGGGGCCGGCGCCGCGGCCGCGGGCGGGGCCGGGCTGTGGTGGACCGGCGGCGGCGGCCAGGCCCTCGGCGGCGGCCGGGAGCTGGTGCAGCCCGAGGTGCTGTCCAGCCGCGACGGGGCCCTGGACCTGGCCCTGGAGGCAGCCCCCGCCCGGGTGCGGATCGGGGCGCGCACCGCGCACGTGCAGGCGTTCAACGGCTCCCTGCCCGGGCCCACCCTGCGGGTCCGCCCCGGCGACACGCTCCGGGTGGCGATGACCAACGGCCTGGACGACCCGACGAACCTGCACGTGCACGGCCTGCACGTCTCCCCGCAGGACAACGGGGACAACCCCTTCGTGAGCATCGCCCCCGGGGAGACCTTCGACTACGAGTACGTCCTGCCGGGCGACCACCCGCCGGGCACCTACTGGTACCACCCGCACCACCACGGCCACGTGGCCGACCAGCTCGCCGCCGGGCTCTACGGGGCCATCGTCGTCGAGGACCCCGACCCCGTCCCGGTGGCCCGGGAGCGGGTCCTGGTCGTCTCCGACATCACCCTGGACGCCTCCGGGAACCTCGCCGAGGTCTCCCCGCCGCAGCAGATGATGGGCCGGGAGGGCGAGACCGTGCTGGTCAATGGTCAGGTCCGTCCCGAGGCCACCGCCGCACCCGGGGAGCGGGAGCTGTGGCGGGTCGTCAACGCCTGCCCATCCCGGTACCTGCGCCTGACCCTCGACGGCCAGACCCTGCGGCTGTCCGGCCGCGACCTCGGCCGGCTGCCCGAGCCGGTCGAGCTCACCGAGGTGACCCTGGCGCCGGGCAACCGGGTGGAGCTGCTGGTGGACACCCGTGAGGGCACCTCCACCCTGGTGGCCGCCCCGGTGGACCGCGGCAGCATGGACGGGATGATGGGCGGGGCCATGCCCGGGGACGGCCCCGGCAACGACGAGCCGATCGAGCTGCTCACCCTCGAGGTCGCCGGGGACCGGGCCGGGGACGCCGGGCCCGTGCCCGCCGGCCCGTCCCTGCGGGATCTGCGCGAGGAGCCGGTCGAGGCCCGGCGCACCCTGGACTTCGCCATGGGCATGGGAGGGATGGGCGGGATGATGGGCAGCATGCGCGGGCCCGGGCAGATGATGTCCTTCACGATCGACGGGCAGCAGTTCGACGCCGAGCGCACCGACCAGCGGGTCCGGGTGGGCACCGTGGAGGAGTGGACCCTGGTCAACTCCAGCCCCATGGACCACCCGATGCACCTGCACGTGTGGCCGATGCAGGTCGTGTCCGAGGCAGGCCGCGACGTCCCCGGACCGCGGTGGCAGGACGTGGTCAACATCCCCGCCTTCGGGGAGGTCACGGTCCGGGTGGCCTTCGAGGACTTCGGCGGCCGCACCGTCTACCACTGCCACATCCTCGACCACGAGGACCTCGGCATGATGGGCACCGTGGCGGCCCGCTGA
- a CDS encoding APC family permease, with translation MDHDTQTQQKLSLTGSVAVGTGVMIGAGIFALVGQVAELAGGWVPWAFLAGAVVVAFSSYSYIRYSATNPSSGGIAMLLKAAYGPGVLAGSFSLFMYVSMILAESLLGRTFASYLLRPFGLQGSEVWVAVLAVVAIVAAALVNLVGNRWVERSATVTAALKIVGIAVLAIAGILAAGVSSLGRLFTAADRTPPETGWLGFLAGTTLCILAYKGFTTITNQGADLQQPERNIGRSIMISLALCTVLYLLITVAVTGSLTVPQIVEARDYALAEAAEPMFGAWGVTLTVVIAVVATLSGLIASLFSVSKLYDMLRDMGQAPGLPGKEGHQSLYITAGLAIVMAAFFDLSQIASLGAILYLAMDIAIHLGILRHLKDDVGAKPWIPWVAIALDVAVLVPFVLLKSQSDPFTLVITAVVALVIVVAQWFTVRHRSDEDARQGEHEQH, from the coding sequence ATGGACCACGACACGCAGACGCAGCAGAAACTCTCCCTGACCGGTTCCGTCGCCGTCGGGACGGGGGTGATGATCGGCGCGGGCATCTTCGCCCTCGTGGGGCAGGTCGCCGAACTGGCCGGCGGCTGGGTGCCCTGGGCGTTCCTCGCCGGCGCCGTGGTCGTGGCGTTCAGCTCCTACTCCTACATCCGCTACTCGGCCACCAACCCGTCCTCCGGCGGGATCGCGATGCTGCTCAAGGCCGCCTACGGCCCGGGGGTTCTCGCCGGGTCCTTCTCCCTGTTCATGTACGTGTCGATGATCCTGGCCGAGTCCCTGCTGGGCCGCACCTTCGCCTCCTACCTGCTGCGCCCCTTCGGCCTGCAGGGCTCCGAGGTGTGGGTGGCGGTACTGGCGGTGGTGGCGATCGTGGCCGCCGCCCTGGTCAACCTGGTGGGCAACCGATGGGTGGAGCGCTCCGCCACGGTGACCGCGGCGCTCAAGATCGTCGGGATCGCCGTGCTGGCGATCGCCGGCATCCTCGCCGCCGGGGTGTCCTCCCTGGGCCGGCTGTTCACCGCCGCCGACCGCACCCCGCCGGAGACGGGATGGCTGGGCTTCCTGGCCGGGACCACCCTGTGCATCCTGGCGTACAAGGGCTTCACCACGATCACCAACCAGGGCGCCGACCTGCAGCAGCCGGAGCGCAACATCGGCCGCTCCATCATGATCTCCCTCGCCCTGTGCACCGTGCTCTACCTGCTGATCACCGTCGCGGTGACCGGCAGCCTGACCGTGCCGCAGATCGTCGAGGCCCGGGACTACGCCCTGGCCGAGGCGGCCGAGCCGATGTTCGGCGCCTGGGGCGTGACGCTGACCGTGGTGATCGCCGTGGTCGCGACCCTGTCGGGGCTCATCGCGAGCCTGTTCTCGGTCTCGAAGCTCTACGACATGCTCCGCGACATGGGCCAGGCCCCCGGGCTGCCGGGGAAGGAGGGCCACCAGTCCCTCTACATCACGGCGGGACTGGCCATCGTCATGGCGGCCTTCTTCGACCTGTCCCAGATCGCCTCCCTCGGCGCCATCCTGTACCTGGCCATGGACATCGCCATCCACCTCGGCATCCTCCGCCACCTCAAGGACGACGTCGGGGCCAAACCGTGGATCCCCTGGGTCGCGATCGCCCTCGACGTCGCGGTGCTCGTGCCGTTCGTGCTGCTGAAATCCCAGTCGGACCCGTTCACCCTGGTGATCACCGCCGTGGTGGCCCTGGTCATCGTCGTGGCGCAGTGGTTCACCGTGCGGCACCGCTCCGACGAGGACGCGCGGCAGGGCGAGCACGAACAGCACTGA
- a CDS encoding potassium channel family protein: MDVLLTVLGIVVIVAGLMDMFHTLLHPSGQGRLSRLVLSTVWRVSKVTGHRAGSAVGPAAMVAVVLLWVVLQAAGWALIYYPHVPGGFMYSSGIDAAAYPDAVEAVYVSVVTLSTLGYGDVVATDPWIRVASPFEALTGFALLTAALTWFTQIYPPLMRRRALALEIKGLADADYAETIGEVEPAIASRVLDSLQADLTKISVDFTQHTEGFYFQESNPDLSLARQLPYALRLRDAAMARSEPAVRLSAQRLSSALNQLGSEIKDDFVGTGEHPGEVFAAYAAEHGQTTRA; this comes from the coding sequence ATGGACGTACTGCTGACAGTTCTGGGGATCGTGGTCATCGTGGCCGGGCTGATGGACATGTTCCACACCCTGTTGCACCCCAGCGGTCAGGGACGTCTGAGCCGGCTGGTGCTCTCCACGGTGTGGAGGGTCTCGAAGGTCACCGGTCACCGGGCCGGCTCCGCGGTGGGGCCGGCGGCGATGGTGGCCGTGGTGCTCCTCTGGGTGGTGCTGCAAGCAGCGGGGTGGGCGCTGATCTACTACCCGCACGTCCCGGGCGGGTTCATGTACTCCTCCGGCATCGACGCGGCCGCCTACCCGGACGCGGTCGAGGCCGTCTACGTCTCCGTGGTGACGCTGTCGACGCTGGGCTACGGGGACGTGGTGGCCACCGACCCGTGGATCCGGGTCGCTTCCCCGTTCGAGGCCTTGACCGGGTTCGCTCTGTTGACCGCGGCGCTGACGTGGTTCACGCAGATCTATCCTCCCCTGATGCGGCGCCGGGCGCTGGCCCTGGAAATCAAGGGCCTGGCCGACGCCGACTATGCCGAGACGATCGGGGAGGTCGAGCCGGCCATCGCCTCCCGGGTCCTGGATTCCCTGCAGGCGGATCTCACGAAGATCTCCGTGGACTTCACCCAGCACACCGAGGGCTTCTACTTCCAGGAGAGCAACCCCGACCTGTCCCTGGCCCGCCAGCTGCCGTATGCGCTGCGGCTCCGTGATGCGGCCATGGCCCGGTCCGAACCGGCGGTGCGGCTGAGCGCCCAGCGGCTGTCCTCGGCCCTGAACCAGCTCGGGTCCGAGATCAAGGACGACTTCGTGGGCACCGGGGAGCACCCCGGTGAGGTCTTCGCCGCCTATGCGGCCGAGCACGGCCAGACCACCCGGGCCTGA
- a CDS encoding NADH-quinone oxidoreductase subunit N codes for MQMRPELLLPEILVFLGALVVLLGGSFLPRRRQWIARAAAALALLGAATAAALAMAGPAQSAFSGTFTVDTATGAARVIAALTTLLVLGVASGEIAGSPRESDTYALLLLATTGVMVLAGSTDLLVLIVGFLLASIPLYGIVGLTGGRAGAEAAMKTYLMGALSGILLMAGVTVLYALAGGTDYALLQEELPAAPAAAVGAGVLGVLAGLLFKAGGVPFHFWVPDAAQGTGATAATFLTTVPKVGALVAVYRLVATVSAGDGSWLLVAALLATASMVLGNLAAYWQTDPRRLLGWSTVAQVGFLLVPVAAAGRSDLALPSLLFYLAAYALTNVAAFAVTATLPEHRELADYRGLARARPGLGLALLVALLGLVGTPPLAVFVGKLTTATAAWDGGHGWLVLVVMLSSVLSLFYYLRWFAPVFARPDQHTAGFPGRGGAAAWPAVTAGVAAVASLVLGVLAGVLWAALEGPVVM; via the coding sequence ATGCAGATGCGCCCCGAGCTGCTGCTGCCCGAGATCCTCGTCTTCCTCGGCGCGCTGGTGGTGCTGCTGGGCGGATCGTTCCTGCCCCGGCGACGCCAGTGGATCGCCCGCGCAGCCGCAGCCCTGGCCCTGCTGGGTGCCGCGACCGCCGCGGCCCTCGCCATGGCCGGACCCGCGCAGAGCGCCTTCAGCGGCACCTTCACCGTGGACACCGCCACCGGTGCCGCCCGGGTGATCGCCGCCTTGACCACCCTGCTGGTGCTGGGGGTGGCCTCCGGGGAGATCGCCGGGTCCCCGCGGGAGTCGGACACGTACGCGCTGCTGCTCCTGGCCACCACCGGGGTGATGGTCCTGGCCGGGTCCACCGACCTGCTCGTGCTGATCGTGGGGTTCCTGCTGGCCAGCATCCCCCTGTACGGGATCGTCGGGCTGACCGGCGGCCGCGCCGGGGCCGAGGCCGCCATGAAGACCTATCTCATGGGGGCGCTGTCCGGGATCCTGCTCATGGCCGGGGTCACCGTGCTCTACGCCCTGGCCGGCGGCACCGATTACGCCCTGCTCCAGGAGGAGCTGCCCGCCGCCCCGGCCGCGGCCGTGGGCGCGGGCGTGCTGGGCGTGCTCGCCGGGCTGCTCTTCAAGGCCGGTGGGGTGCCCTTCCACTTCTGGGTTCCCGACGCCGCCCAGGGCACCGGGGCCACCGCCGCCACGTTCCTCACCACCGTGCCCAAGGTGGGGGCGCTGGTGGCCGTGTACCGGCTCGTGGCCACGGTCTCCGCCGGGGACGGCTCCTGGCTGCTCGTCGCGGCGCTGCTGGCCACCGCCTCGATGGTCCTGGGCAACCTCGCGGCCTACTGGCAGACCGACCCCCGCCGGCTGCTGGGGTGGTCGACGGTGGCCCAGGTCGGGTTCCTGCTCGTGCCCGTGGCCGCGGCCGGGCGCAGCGACCTGGCCCTGCCCTCGCTGCTGTTCTACCTCGCCGCCTACGCGCTCACCAACGTCGCCGCCTTCGCCGTCACCGCCACGCTGCCCGAGCACCGGGAGCTGGCCGACTACCGGGGCCTTGCACGGGCCCGTCCCGGGCTGGGGCTGGCCCTGCTGGTGGCGCTGCTGGGGCTGGTGGGCACCCCGCCGCTGGCCGTGTTCGTCGGCAAGCTCACCACCGCCACCGCCGCCTGGGACGGTGGGCACGGTTGGCTGGTGCTGGTGGTGATGCTCAGCAGCGTGCTCAGCCTCTTCTACTACCTGCGCTGGTTCGCCCCCGTCTTCGCCCGCCCGGACCAGCACACGGCGGGGTTCCCCGGTCGCGGCGGGGCGGCCGCCTGGCCGGCCGTCACCGCCGGGGTCGCCGCGGTCGCGAGCCTGGTGCTGGGTGTCCTGGCCGGTGTCCTGTGGGCTGCCCTCGAGGGCCCCGTGGTCATGTAG